A region of Ochotona princeps isolate mOchPri1 chromosome 2, mOchPri1.hap1, whole genome shotgun sequence DNA encodes the following proteins:
- the KPLCE gene encoding protein KPLCE, whose protein sequence is MCDQQKQPQFPPSCVKGSGLGVTQGTNGASAKGPIVGSATGLSLAPAQTYVNYPAAVPVQTYVKYQVPCQTQTYVKCPAPCQTYVKCPVPCQTTYVKCPAPCQTYVKCPTPCQTTYVKCPAPCQTQTYYVQYPTTRQSYYVQAPAGGSTSQGCAPDPCSAPCSTSYCCLAPRTFGVSPLRRWVQRPQSCNTGSSGCCEDSGCCSSGCGSSGCCSSGCGGSGCCCLGIIPMRSRGPACCDDGDEDDCCC, encoded by the exons ATGTGTGACCAGCAGAAGCAACCACAGTTCCCTCCATCTTGTGTGAAAGGTTCGGGATTGGGAGTTACTCAAGGTACCAATGGTGCTTCTGCGAAAG GTCCCATTGTAGGCTCTGCTACAGGACTGTCTCTGGCTCCAGCACAAACATATGTGAACTATCCAGCTGCAGTCCCAGTTCAAACCTATGTCAAGTACCAAGTTCCATGCCAGACTCAAACCTATGTGAAATGCCCGGCTCCCTGCCAGACATATGTGAAGTGCCCAGTGCCATGCCAGACAACCTATGTGAAGTGCCCAGCTCCTTGTCAGACGTATGTGAAGTGTCCAACACCATGCCAGACAACTTATGTGAaatgcccagctccctgccagacgCAGACATATTATGTCCAATACCCAACTACTCGCCAGAGTTACTATGTTCAAGCTCCTGCAGGTGGCTCAACTTCCCAGGGCTGTGCTCCAGATCCATGCTCTGCTCCGTGCTCCACCAGCTACTGCTGTCTGGCTCCTCGGACCTTTGGAGTGAGTCCCCTGCGACGCTGGGTCCAGAGACCTCAGAGCTGCAACACGGGATCCTCTGGCTGCTGTGAAGATTCAGGATGCTGCAGCTCTGGGTGTGGAAGTTCTGGATGCTGCAGCTCTGGGTGTGGTGGTTCcgggtgctgctgcttgggaattATCCCCATGCGCTCCCGAGGTCCCGCATGctgtgatgatggtgatgaagaTGACTGCTGCTGTTAA